In the Malaya genurostris strain Urasoe2022 chromosome 1, Malgen_1.1, whole genome shotgun sequence genome, one interval contains:
- the LOC131425566 gene encoding ubiquitin carboxyl-terminal hydrolase MINDY-3 homolog — MGEHSLPGQSANEQPEPVAQSSESAGTSGQQQGVQDLREICQLLWGSSIRQEVFRRWSQGFEFSESEPSALVQRDGGPCCVIAPVQAYLLKILLMETPGHSFNDLTTDKCKALLIQAICQILTKCKLSKYRVVSLKPRQHSPHVGSTVCPEPEMDGDAEMVDALDTLPPNDEGIEEGVEVMVASDLVNRNTAAASPDTAEAGRAITTEPWTPEAFHERLTVTELERIDDVEKYYAGHFQVLADECGVLLLLYTVLLTKGLDNVLGEVSDTSEPLIHGTYGYGSQALINLMLTGRAVPYVWDNEQDVGGLKLKGITQQSDIGFITLMEQMQYCTVGFFYKNPKSPVWVMGSETHLTVLFSNEKRLVSPETPSEVARRVFRQFDTEGSNFIPSPLLQDVLCALDLVSEPEYVDLMRKKLDPESLGIILLNEFMYEFFPTEKKSIPDTFDLLHYNGIPNSNCENRVRYSKGHAILLESDVRMCNPSDPMLTCLQTKWPNIEVNWNDSRTPSLN, encoded by the exons ATGGGTGAACACTCGTTGCCGGGTCAGTCCGCGAACGAACAGCCCGAACCGGTGGCCCAGTCGAGCGAATCGGCCGGAACATCTGGTCAGCAGCAGGGCGTGCAGGATCTGCGCGAAATTTGCCAGCTGCTGTGGGGTTCCTCCATTCGGCAGGAAGTTTTCCGTCGCTGGTCCCAGGGGTTCGAGTTCAGCGAGAGTGAACCGTCCGCCCTGGTGCAGCGCGACGGGGGACCGTGCTGCGTAATCGCCCCGGTGCAGGCGTACCTACTGAAGATTCTGCTGATGGAAACACCTGGGCATAgttttaatgat TTAACGACGGATAAATGCAAAGCATTACTCATTCAAGCAATCTGTCAAATACTGACCAAGTGTAAATTGAGTAAGTATCGAGTTGTCAGTCTGAAGCCACGCCAACATTCACCGCACGTTGGCAGCACTGTTTGTCCGGAGCCGGAAATGGATGGCGATGCGGAGATGGTCGATGCGCTAGACACGCTTCCCCCGAACGACGAAGGCATCGAAGAAGGAGTGGAAGTGATGGTGGCGTCCGATTTGGTAAATCGGAATACGGCTGCCGCTTCGCCGGATACGGCAGAAGCTGGCAGGGCGATTACCACCGAACCGTGGACTCCGGAAGCGTTTCACGAGAGGCTAACCGTTACCGAACTGGAACGGATCGACGACGTGGAGAAGTATTACGCTGGACACTTTCAGGTGTTGGCCGACGAGTGCGGTGTTCTATTGCTGTTGTATACGGTTCTGTTGACCAAG GGTCTCGATAACGTTCTGGGTGAAGTGTCGGATACTTCTGAACCCCTGATACACGGTACCTACGGTTACGGTAGTCAAGCTTTGATCAATCTAATGCTAACCGGACGTGCTGTTCCGTACGTCTGGGACAACGAGCAGGACGTCGGAGGTTTGA AGCTTAAAGGCATCACGCAACAGTCGGATATTGGCTTCATTACTCTGATGGAACAGATGCAATACTGTACCGTTGGATTCTTCTACAAAAATCCAAAGAGTCCAGTCTGGGTGATGGGATCTGAAACGCATTTGACGGTGCTTTTTAGTAACGAGAAAAGATTAGTTTCGCCGGAAACACCGAGTGAGGTAGCTCGGCGGGTGTTCCgacagttcgacaccgaaggcAGCAACTTTATTCCCAGTCCACTGCTGCAGGATGTGCTATGCGCTCTGGACCTGGTTAGCGAACCGGAATA TGTGGATCTAATGCGCAAAAAACTGGACCCCGAAAGTCTCGGCATCATTCTGCTGAACGAATTTATGTACGAATTCTTCCCAACGGAGAAGAAATCAATACCGGATACGTTCGATCTGCTGCACTACAACGGCATTCCCAACTCCAACTGCGAGAATCGGGTGCGGTACAGCAAAGGGCACGCGATCCTGCTGGAAAGTGATGTGCGTATGTGCAATCCATCGGATCCGATGCTGACCTGCCTGCAGACCAAGTGGCCCAACATCGAAGTCAACTGGAACGACTCCCGGACACCGTCACTGAATTGA